Proteins co-encoded in one Amaranthus tricolor cultivar Red isolate AtriRed21 chromosome 7, ASM2621246v1, whole genome shotgun sequence genomic window:
- the LOC130818783 gene encoding uncharacterized protein LOC130818783 produces the protein MGVDYYNMLQVDRNATDEDLKKAYKKLAMKWHPDKNPNNKKNAEAKFKEISEAYEVLSDENKRQLYDQYGEEGLKDTPGAGSNGSPYENNRRRFNPRSAEDIFAEFFGTSTFDFEFGFGSGSGSGSGSSPCGRLKRYSYGDGGSFGGTEKMYRTYSEAGTKKKPAPIENQLACTLEELYSGSTRKMKISRTIVDANGCQVPETEILAIEVKPGWKKGTKITFPDKGNQQVNQLPADLVFVIDEKPHDVFTRDSNDLIMTQMVNLAEAIGGTTVKVTTLDGRNLSIPIRDMITPDYELVLSREGMPVAKDPKDRGDLRIKFDIKFPTTLTSEQKKALKLCF, from the exons ATGGGGGTAGATTACTACAATATGTTGCAGGTAGATAGAAATGCAACAGATGAAGATTTAAAAAAGGCATACAAAAAATTGGCAATGAAATGGCATCCTGATAAAAAcccaaataataagaaaaatgctGAAGCCAAATTCAAGGAAATCTCTGAGGCCTATGAg GTACTAAGCGATGAGAACAAACGACAACTGTATGACCAATACGGAGAAGAAGGTCTAAAGGACACACCGGGAGCAGGCTCTAATGGTTCCCCATACGAAAACAACAGAAGAAGGTTTAACCCTCGAAGTGCAGAAGACATTTTTGCAGAATTTTTTGGAACAAGtacttttgattttgaatttggcTTTGGATCTGGATCAGGATCAGGATCAGGATCATCCCCTTGTGGAAGACTCAAAAGATATTCTTATGGTGATGGTGGAAGTTTTGGCGGGACTGAGAAGATGTATCGAACCTATAGTGAAGCCGGAACAAAGAAAAAGCCAGCTCCTATTGAAAATCAGTTGGCTTGTACTCTTGAAGAACTCTATTCTGGTTCAACACGCAAGATGAAGATCTCTAGAACAATTGTTGATGCCAATGG ATGCCAAGTGCCAGAAACAGAAATCCTTGCAATTGAAGTAAAACCCGGATGGAAAAAGGGAACAAAGATCACATTTCCGGATAAAGGAAATCAGCAAGTGAACCAACTTCCAGCAGACTTAGTATTTGTGATTGATGAAAAACCACACGACGTATTCACAAGAGACAGCAACGACTTGATAATGACACAAATGGTGAATTTGGCGGAGGCCATTGGAGGGACTACAGTGAAAGTTACCACATTAGATGGGCGAAACCTGTCCATACCCATTAGAGACATGATCACTCCAGATTACGAGCTTGTGCTAAGTAGGGAAGGGATGCCTGTTGCCAAAGATCCTAAGGATAGAGGTGATCTGAGAATCAAATTTGACATCAAGTTCCCAACAACCTTGACATCAGAACAAAAAAAGGCTTTAAAACTCTGCTTTTAA